Part of the Pedobacter roseus genome is shown below.
TGGCAGTTCAGGTCCTTTGATTACATAGACCTGCAAACGGCTGGTGGAGAAAGCCTCAAAATCATCAATCCGGGTTTACTTAATAAAAACGCCGGACCGGATTTTTTTCATGCGAAAATCGAAATAGGCGATACCATTTGGGCTGGCAATGTAGAAATCCACCTCAAATCGTCAGATTGGTTAAAGCACAATCATCAAAAAGACCCTGCTTATGAGAATGTAATTTTGCATGTAGTTTACGAACATGATGCCGAAATTAAAAGAATGGACAATACGGTATTGCCGGTGCTCGAATTAAAAAGTCGCATATCTGCCGATCTGATCCAAAAATATGAAAAACTGTTCCTTACCCTTACCGATTTCCCCTGTATTGCCCAAATAGGAACTGTTGAACCATTGATTGTAGATTCTTTTTTAGCCAGAACCCTGATTGAACGTTTTGAGCAAAAAACAGCAGCAGTTACCGAAACTTTAAATGAACTGAAAGGCAATTGGGACGAAACTTTTTATCGTTTTATGGCCCGTAATTTTGGCTTCAAAATAAATGCGCTACCTTTCGAGCTGCTTGCAAAAGCAGTTCCACAGAATATTTATTCCAAACATAAAAATAACCCCCATCAAATTGAAGCGCTGGTTTTTGGTGCGGCAGGATTTTTAAATGATCAGTTTGACGAAGAATATCCCCAAAAGCTAAAAGCCGAATTCAGTTTTCTCCAGAAGAAATATAAAATAAAACCAGTCGAAATTTCGGTCTGGAAATTTATGCGGATGCGTCCACAGAATTTTCCAACCATCCGATTGGCCCAGTTTGCTGCATTAATTGTAAAGGCCAATCATCTTTTTTCTAAAGTAATGGAAATAAAAGATATAGTGCAGTTACGTGCCTTATTCGAAAACCTGCCCATTAACGATTATTGGAAAAAACATTATCATTTTAAAAAAGAAACTGCTGGTGTAAACATACAGATCGGTAAATCTTCTGTAGATAATATTCTCCTCAATACCGTCGGTTTGTTCTTGTTTGCTTATGGCAAACATACAGCTACGCAGTTTTACATCAGCAGGGCCATAAAATTGTTGGAAAGTCTTCCCGCTGAAGAAAATGCAATTATTGATAAATTTACAGGGGCAGGTGTAAAAATCGGACATGCATTTGCTTCACAAGGTATTTTACAGTTGAAAAAGCAGTACTGTGATGAGAAAAAATGCCTATCTTGTGGTATTGGAATTAAAATCCTAAAACAAGCATAATCAGATAAATTTTTCCAGTAGAAAACTTTCTAACCTATAATCCGTTTTAACAACTATGGAATTCCCGCACGAGCTAAAAGAACTTTATCCTGATCAGATTATCGAAGTTAGGGGTAATGCAGACGCATTAACCGTTATATTGAAGAAAGAGGCTGATATTCATCAATTTAAAACAGAATTAATTAATAAGTTTTCCGGTTTGGAAGAACAACAGATTCTTTTTATTAAACACGAGGATAAACAGGATTTTGAAAAACTCGTTCTCGAATAAACTATATTTTCAAAAAAAATAGTATTGCAGGTTTAACCGATTATTTTGCTAAATTAGGGTTTGAAAACAAAATCATAATCCCGTTTGCAATAATTAATGTTGATTTACCGTTATTAGGATTTTTAAAATAAGCTTAAAATGTTCCAGAGAATTATAACTTATTTTGAGCAGCAGAGTTTTGGTGTCTCTACTTATTTAGCCAACAAGTTAAATATGAGTACTGCAAAAGTCAGGTTGTTTTTTATTTATTCCTCGTTTTTAGCAGTGGGTTTCCCTATTTTATTCTACTTTTTGGCTGCAGTGGTGCTGGATATCAGGACTTATATGAAAAGAATGCGGTCGAGGATATGGGAGTAGGCAGGAAAGATGGAAAATGGTTGATGGAAAATGGGTTAACAGTCTGCATTTTCGACTAAAGACTCACGACTCTAGACTCACGACTAATTAATCATCGTCTCTTAAAATTTCTGCAATTTCATTAAATCCCTTTTCTGCTGCTAAATCTGCCGGTAGTTTTCCGCCTTCCATGCGTAAAGATACCTCTGCTCCATGTTCTAAAAGCAAAATAATCATTTCGATATTTCCCAGTTGCGCTGCGGTATGTAAGGGCGCTAATCCAGCTTTTTGACAAACATTGGGGTATGCACCGGCGTCTAGCAACATTTTGGTGATGTTAAAATTATTGGCCGCAACAGCCGAGTGGATCGGGAAAACATTAAATCCATTTTTAGAGGCCTGGTTAACATCTGCACCTTTTAATACCAGAAAGCGGGATAATTCTTCATGTCCGAAATAGCAGGCTAAACCTAAAGGTGTAAAACCATCTTCAGAAAATTCGTTAATGTTATTGGGATTTTGAAAAATTAATAAAGTAGCGGCATCAAATTTACCAACGGCACAGGCTTCGAATAAGGTTAAGTCATCAACAAATTCGGCGATTAAATCGGCAATTTCCTGTTTTTTATAATAGCAGGCCAATAATAATGGCGAAATGTGATGTGAAGTATCAACATTGGCCAATTTTGGGTTTTCTACCAAAATTTCTTTTACCGCTTTTAAATTTCCGGCCTCAATTTGTTCTTCGAGCTGCGCTATACCCATAATATTATTTAAAAATCGACTTAAATTACCAAAAATTAAGGAATTGTAAACTTTATTGCCTAAATATATATAGTGTGCAGCAAATTAGCAAAGGTTAGACCTCGCAGGTTTTAAAAAAGACCATTTGCCAAAAAATCGATAACTAATTAATGTGGGCGTTAAGCTTCTACAGACCTCGCAGGTTTTTAAAACCTGCGAGGTCTTGATCGAAAGCCCTAAGAACGAAAGACCCCTGTTAAATAAACCTGATAAAACGAAAAGCCCGGAATGAGGTACGAGTGAGGACTTGTAGTGATAGCAGGACTTTCGTAACCGAAGAACATCGAACCTTGCTTTTCAAATACCATTGACCATCTAAGCCAACTGAGTGCATTAAGTTTCTTAAACCCGCTAATAAAAAATCCCGTTTAACCTCTCCAGGCAAAACGGGATAAAACCTAAAACAAAATCCGTTTCATTTGACAAAACGTAACAACTTGTGCGTTGTTAAAATAATAGACTATAATTTCTGTTTAAGGTTTAATGCCCGATGGATATTTTTATTTAATTTAAGGCAGATTATATAAAATTATATAGAGGCGCGATTTGTGATTATTTTTTTTTATTAATGCTGCGCAGTTTTATCTAAGTTTGTTCAATATTAAATTATTTAGGAAAGAAAATGTCGGTACGGGGTAACCAGTTTAAAACCAATACATTCAGAGATAAAGGTGCTGAAAGCGCACCGGGCAGACTATCATCAGGTCGACAGCCAAAAGAGAAAAGAGAATTTTTACCAAGGTTCGATCTGGCAGACGGACGTGCAATTAAAATTGTAGGTCTGTTTTTTGTGATCTTATCGTTATATTTTTTAATTGCTTTTACTTCATACCTGTTTACCTGGCAGGATGACCAGAGTTATGTAATCGACGCAAATGGTGGCTGGGGCAATCTGTTTAAAACAGCCGAAGAATTAAAAACTGCTGGTATTACCACTCCGGTTGTTCAGAACTGGCTGGGTAAGTTTGGCGCATTATTGTCACATCAGTTCATTTACGAATGGTTCGGTATTGCCTCTTTTTTATTCGTTTTAGCCTTTTTTATTATCGGTTACCGTTTATTGTTTAAAGTTAAAATTCTTTCCATTTCTAAAACGCTGGGTTATAGTTTTTTCTTTTTACTCTTTATTTCATTAACCTTAGGTTTTGCACATAGTTTCTGGTCAGAATCGCCACATTACCTGGAAGGAGAGTTTGGTTACTGGAGCAATAAATTATTAGGTGCCCAGATTGGAGCAGCCGGTGTTGCCGGATTAATTGCTTTTGCGGGATTAACCATTTTGATTATTGCTTATAACATCGATTTTAAATTTCCTGAGCGTAAAACAAAGGAGGTTTACCTGGATAATGAAACACCGGATTATGTAAACGACATCAGGGAGCAGACCACAAAAAATAAGATAGTAGAAGAGACTTCTGAACCGATTGAATTTCCGGTACGTGATAAACCGCCTGTAAGCAACGAGCGCAAACAACAAAATGTGGTATTGCAACCCAGCCGTTATGAAGAAAAGGAAGAGGAAGAAGTTGCGCCACCAGTTGTGTTATCACCGTTGGCTACCAATTTACCTATTGCTTCTGCGGCAGCGGCAGCTATGCCTTTAGTGGTAGAACCACCAATTGAAGCAGAAAAAGAACCTGCATTTACCATCGAAAAAACCGAAGAGGAGAAAAAATCAGAAGATTTGGTTGAGCAGTTTGGCAATTATGATGAAAAACTGGATTTGGCTGGTTATAAATACCCAACCATTGATTTATTAGAAAATTACGGCACCAATAAAATTTCGGTTAATGCAGAAGAACTGGAGGCCAACAAAAATAAAATCGTCGAAACACTTAATCACTATAATATCGAAATCGATAAGATTAAGGCAACAATCGGTCCTACAGTTACTCTTTATGAGATTATTCCAGCTCCGGGGGTCAGGATTTCGAAAATTAAAAATTTAGAGGATGATATCGCACTTTCATTAGCTGCGCTAGGGATTCGTATTATTGCGCCAATGCCGGGTAAAGGTACAATTGGTATTGAGGTGCCAAACCAACACCCTGAGATGGTACCCATGCGCAGCATATTAAATACCGAAAAATGGAGCCAAACTACAATGGATTTGCCTATTGCTTTAGGTAAAACCATTAGTAATGAGGTTTTTATTGCCGATTTGGCAAAAATGCCCCACTTATTGGTAGCTGGTGCTACTGGTCAGGGTAAATCGGTGGGTATCAATGCCATTTTGGTTTCGTTGTTGTTTAAAAAACACCCTGCACAGCTGAAATTTGTATTAGTCGATCCGAAAAAAGTGGAATTGACCTTATTTAATAGGATTGAAAGGCATTTTTTGGCCAAATTACCAGGCGAGGCAGATGCCATTATCACCGATACCAAAAAAGTAGTAAATACCTTAAACTCGCTTTGTATCGAAATGGATCAACGTTACGATCTGTTGAAAGATGCGCAGGTAAGAAACCTGAAAGAATACAACGATAAATTTATCAAGCGCAAACTTAACCCAAACAATGGTCACCGGTTTTTACCTTTTATTGTTTTGGTGGTGGATGAGTTTGCCGATTTAATGATGACGGCGGGTAAAGAGGTGGAGGCACCAATTGCACGTTTGGCGCAGCTGGCAAGGGCTATCGGGATCCACCTGGTACTGGCCACACAGCGCCCTTCGGTAAATATTATTACCGGTACCATTAAAGCCAACTTCCCGGCAAGGTTAGCCTTCAGGGTTTTATCGAAAATCGATTCGAGGACCATTTTGGATAGTGGTGGTGCTGATCAGTTAATTGGTCGTGGTGATATGCTCTTATCTACAGGAAGCGACTTAATCAGGCTACAGTGTGCTTTTGTTGATACACCAGAGGTAGACCGGATTTCTGAATATATCGGTAACCAGCGCGGTTATGCAGATGCGTACCAGCTGCCCGAATATGTAGATGAAGCAGGGGAGGGAAGTAAGGCTGATTTTGATCCTAACGAGCGGGATAAGTTCTTTGAAGATGCGGCAAGGCTGATTGTGATGCATCAGCAGGGGTCGACCTCATTAATACAGCGTAAACTTAAACTGGGTTATAACCGGGCAGGGCGGATTATCGATCAATTGGAGGCTGCAGGTATTGTTGGCCCGTTTGAAGGAAGTAAAGCAAGAGAAGTTTTATACCCTGATGAGTATTCTTTGGAACAATTCTTGAATGGTATGGATAGCAAAGATTAGATTAAACCATTTAACAATAATCTACTCTAACGTTTCAAAGAAAAACTTAAAAAAGAAAAGATGAAGAAATTAATTTCAGCATTAATGGTTGTAGTTGCTTTTACAACTTCAACTTATGCTCAAACTGATGCGAAAGCTAAAGCCATTTTAGCTGATGTGAGTAAAAAATACAAATCGTATAATATTGTAAAAACAGATTTTACCTTTACTTTGGATAATCCAAAAGCTAAAGTAAAAGAAACCCAGCAAGGTACTTTATACGTTAAAGCCAATTCTAATAAATATAAAGTGGCCATGACTAATCAGGAATTGTTTAGCGATGGTAAAAGCCAATGGACATACCTGAAAAAAGATAAAGAGGTGCAGGTAAGCAATGTAGATAATAGTGGTGACGCGATTAATCCTGCTAAAATTTTTACTGTTTACGAAAAAGGATTTAAATACGTTTATACTGGCGATGAAAAAGTAGGTGGTAAAACTTATGAAATGATCGACCTAACACCTGTTGATGCTAAAAAATCGATCTTTAAAGTACGTTTAAGCATTGATAAAGCCGCTAAACAGATTGCAAACGTGGTATTGTTTGATAAAAACGGAAACAAATACACTTACAATGTGAAAACTTTTTCGCCTAACGTAAATGTACCAGAAACTACTTTTGCTTTTGATGCCAAAAAATATCCTGGTGTTGAAGTGGTAGATTTAAGATAATAATGATTTCCGCCAAGGCGGGATGAAACCTGAGAGGTTCAGTTGGAAACAGCTGAACCTTTTTTTTGTCATTTAGTTTAATGTCATTAAAACATTTAAACCTTGTATGTGCTTAAGTGACTTAGGTGGTGGAAAAACATAAGATATAAAAAGGCTATTCATTTTAACCACCTAATTCACCTGAGTTAGGTGCTAAACTTATATCTCAGGGAGTTTAGGTATTGAAAATATAAAATGTCATTTTTTTTTACAAACGTATTTATGAATGCTCCGCAGATTTATCTAAGTTTGTTCCAATGTCTTTGCCACTAACAAACCATACTTTAGAGAAATTAGAGGCCTTGCTTTTTGCGATGGGCTATAAGGTACGCTACGAAAAAGGGAACTTTAAAACAGGCTCTTGCTTGTTGGAACACAATAAGGTAATCGTGGTGAATAAATTTTCAAATCTGGAAGGAAAAATAGCTGCCTTGGTTACTTTAGTGAAACAAACCAACACTGATGAAAACCTGCTGGAAGAAAAACAACGACAATTTTATCAATCCTTACAACAAACCGAATTATTTTAATGGAGTTACACAGCAGGAATTATGCGTTTAGGAAGGGGGATTTAAGCCGATGAAAATCACTTTTTTAGGTACCGGTACGTCGCAGGGTGTTCCTGTAATTGCTTGTGGTTGCGAAGTTTGTTTATCAACAGATAAAAAAGACAAACGTTTAAGAACTTCCATTTTAATAGAAACCGCTGATAAAACCATTGTAGTAGATAGTGGTCCGGATTTTCGTTATCAATTGCTGCGCGAAAATGTAAAAGATTTGGATGCGGTTTTGTTTACGCATGAACATAAAGACCATATTGCGGGTTTGGACGACATCAGGCCATTTAATTACCTTTTGCATAAGGTAATTGATGTGTATGCCACCGAAAGAGTTCAAACGGCGCTTAAAAGAGAGTTTTATTACATTTTTGCAGAAACCAAATACCATGGTTTACCGCAAATTAACCTGCATACGGTAACCAATGGCGAAGATTTTAAAATTGGCGAAAGTACCATCATTCCATTTGAGATAATGCACCATTTGCTGCCGATAACAGGCTACAGGATTGGTGACTTTACTTATATTACCGATGCCAAAACCATTTCGGAAGAAAGTTTTGAGAAAATAAAAGGCTCAAAAGTATTGGTGATTAATGCTTTACAAAAGGAGCCACATATTTCGCACTTCACATTGAACGAGGCGATTGCTTTTGCAGATAAGGTTGGTGCAGAAACTACCTATC
Proteins encoded:
- a CDS encoding DUF2851 family protein, whose translation is MNFPEDFLHYVWQFRSFDYIDLQTAGGESLKIINPGLLNKNAGPDFFHAKIEIGDTIWAGNVEIHLKSSDWLKHNHQKDPAYENVILHVVYEHDAEIKRMDNTVLPVLELKSRISADLIQKYEKLFLTLTDFPCIAQIGTVEPLIVDSFLARTLIERFEQKTAAVTETLNELKGNWDETFYRFMARNFGFKINALPFELLAKAVPQNIYSKHKNNPHQIEALVFGAAGFLNDQFDEEYPQKLKAEFSFLQKKYKIKPVEISVWKFMRMRPQNFPTIRLAQFAALIVKANHLFSKVMEIKDIVQLRALFENLPINDYWKKHYHFKKETAGVNIQIGKSSVDNILLNTVGLFLFAYGKHTATQFYISRAIKLLESLPAEENAIIDKFTGAGVKIGHAFASQGILQLKKQYCDEKKCLSCGIGIKILKQA
- a CDS encoding PspC domain-containing protein, with product MFQRIITYFEQQSFGVSTYLANKLNMSTAKVRLFFIYSSFLAVGFPILFYFLAAVVLDIRTYMKRMRSRIWE
- a CDS encoding ankyrin repeat domain-containing protein, translated to MGIAQLEEQIEAGNLKAVKEILVENPKLANVDTSHHISPLLLACYYKKQEIADLIAEFVDDLTLFEACAVGKFDAATLLIFQNPNNINEFSEDGFTPLGLACYFGHEELSRFLVLKGADVNQASKNGFNVFPIHSAVAANNFNITKMLLDAGAYPNVCQKAGLAPLHTAAQLGNIEMIILLLEHGAEVSLRMEGGKLPADLAAEKGFNEIAEILRDDD
- a CDS encoding FtsK/SpoIIIE family DNA translocase; translation: MSVRGNQFKTNTFRDKGAESAPGRLSSGRQPKEKREFLPRFDLADGRAIKIVGLFFVILSLYFLIAFTSYLFTWQDDQSYVIDANGGWGNLFKTAEELKTAGITTPVVQNWLGKFGALLSHQFIYEWFGIASFLFVLAFFIIGYRLLFKVKILSISKTLGYSFFFLLFISLTLGFAHSFWSESPHYLEGEFGYWSNKLLGAQIGAAGVAGLIAFAGLTILIIAYNIDFKFPERKTKEVYLDNETPDYVNDIREQTTKNKIVEETSEPIEFPVRDKPPVSNERKQQNVVLQPSRYEEKEEEEVAPPVVLSPLATNLPIASAAAAAMPLVVEPPIEAEKEPAFTIEKTEEEKKSEDLVEQFGNYDEKLDLAGYKYPTIDLLENYGTNKISVNAEELEANKNKIVETLNHYNIEIDKIKATIGPTVTLYEIIPAPGVRISKIKNLEDDIALSLAALGIRIIAPMPGKGTIGIEVPNQHPEMVPMRSILNTEKWSQTTMDLPIALGKTISNEVFIADLAKMPHLLVAGATGQGKSVGINAILVSLLFKKHPAQLKFVLVDPKKVELTLFNRIERHFLAKLPGEADAIITDTKKVVNTLNSLCIEMDQRYDLLKDAQVRNLKEYNDKFIKRKLNPNNGHRFLPFIVLVVDEFADLMMTAGKEVEAPIARLAQLARAIGIHLVLATQRPSVNIITGTIKANFPARLAFRVLSKIDSRTILDSGGADQLIGRGDMLLSTGSDLIRLQCAFVDTPEVDRISEYIGNQRGYADAYQLPEYVDEAGEGSKADFDPNERDKFFEDAARLIVMHQQGSTSLIQRKLKLGYNRAGRIIDQLEAAGIVGPFEGSKAREVLYPDEYSLEQFLNGMDSKD
- a CDS encoding LolA family protein — translated: MKKLISALMVVVAFTTSTYAQTDAKAKAILADVSKKYKSYNIVKTDFTFTLDNPKAKVKETQQGTLYVKANSNKYKVAMTNQELFSDGKSQWTYLKKDKEVQVSNVDNSGDAINPAKIFTVYEKGFKYVYTGDEKVGGKTYEMIDLTPVDAKKSIFKVRLSIDKAAKQIANVVLFDKNGNKYTYNVKTFSPNVNVPETTFAFDAKKYPGVEVVDLR
- a CDS encoding MBL fold metallo-hydrolase; translation: MKITFLGTGTSQGVPVIACGCEVCLSTDKKDKRLRTSILIETADKTIVVDSGPDFRYQLLRENVKDLDAVLFTHEHKDHIAGLDDIRPFNYLLHKVIDVYATERVQTALKREFYYIFAETKYHGLPQINLHTVTNGEDFKIGESTIIPFEIMHHLLPITGYRIGDFTYITDAKTISEESFEKIKGSKVLVINALQKEPHISHFTLNEAIAFADKVGAETTYLTHISHNLGKHADVEKDLPNHIRLAYDGLQIEL